The DNA window TTCTTTGTCACCCTCTCGCTTCGCTCAGGATGGCCTCACGGACCTGATAAGCCGATCGGCACTCCCCCGGGCGCGCGCACGACGGCGATCGTTACACCCTCCATCACGCGCGTCGGCGGCATGATCTCCTGCGCTCCCTCGCTCAGCGCCTTCTCGAACGCCGCCTGTGCGTCTTCGACGTGCACGACCGGCATGCTTCCCGGCGTCTCCGATGCGTGCGTCTGACGAATGCCGCCGCCGCCTTTGTCAGAGTATGCGAAAAGGTGATAGTCGCCGTTAGGCGACGCCGCGCTGGGCCGGAACGCCCAGCCGAAGACGGCGGCGCACCAGGCCTTCGTCGCGAGGGGATCGTCGCTCGCGAGCTCCGTGTGCGTGATCCAGCCGTAGAGTCCCTTCGTCGGCACGTGCGCCGGCGATTCTGTCGCTGCTGTTTTGGTCGTGCGCTTTCTGGGCATCCTTGATCGTGGCGACACGCCGTTGCGTCCGTCAAGCACCCGCAGCCGTCGCCGCGGCTGCCTCCAAGGTCGCATGGGGTCCGCCGCTCTTGACGACGACCTTTGCGAGTGGGACCTCAGTGGGACGGAGCAATGTGTCGTTTATCCAGAACCATCGCGATGATTGCGACTAGCTTCACGGCTTTGCTGACGGTGAGCGCGACGCTGAGCGCGCAGTCCGACAGCACGAAGCATTGGCGCTTTGGCGTGACGCCGTACCTGTGGCTGGCCGGGCTCGGCGGCAAAGTGGGTATCGGCCCCGTCGCGTCGAACGTCGACCTCGGCCCTGGTGACGTTTTAAATATGCTCAAGTTCGGCATCATGGGCACCGCCGAGGCGCGCAGGGGACGATGGGTGATCTCGGCGGACGGCATCTACGTCAACCTTGGGCAGGGGCAGGTGTTCGCCTTCCGTGGCGACACGGGAAGCCTCGAGCTGAACCAGCACGAGACCATCATTCAGCCTGTCGGCGGTTACACGATTGGCGACGGCGTGTGGGCGGTCGATTTCCTCGGCGGATTCCGCTATTGGAATCTCGGCGCGACGCTCAATGTCGATACCTCGAAGCGACCATCGAACGAGCATTCGGGTGGTCGCTCGTGGGCCGACGCGACGGCTGGGTTCCGTTTTCGCTGGGTGCCGTTGCCTCAGATTCGCTTCGTTGCCGCGGCCGACGGCGGCGGCGGTGGCGCAAAGGACACATGGCAGGCGTACAGCTCCCTCGGCGTCGATCCGTGGAAGCACTGGACGCTCGGGCTTGCCTATCGATGGCTGTCCGTGGATTACGACCGCAGCAATTTCCTGTACGACACGGAGATGAAAGGCTTCATTCTCGGCGCGACGTACCGGTGGCAATAATGGGATCTTCGCGGAATTTCGAGAAAGCGCGCGAGCTTGAGGTTCGAGAGGTGAGTGGTGAGATCCCGCCTACTCCGTGAGATGCGTGAGTGCGACTTCGAAAAGGTGGGATCTCATTACTCACCTCTCGTGTCTGGAGCTCGGCCTCGACGCGACTCGTCCCAAAATTCCGCGAAGAACCACAAGTGAGTTGCCTAACGCCTCTGCACGACCTCGACAACAGCCACGGTCCCCGGCTTCAACTAGATCGTGAGCTCGAGGTGCTTTCCATTCTCGTCGAGCGCCGCGAGAACGAAATCGTGAGACAGCCGAGCTTGACGTGTGCCCCGATCCGCCAAGATTAATCTCTCCGCAGCGAATCATGAACTACTTCGGAGAACCACATGTACGTCATTCGAGAGGTCATGTACTGCAAGCCGGGCAAAGTGCGCGCAATGACCGAGAAGTTCGTCGCGATGTCGAAGCTGAGTGAAAAGGTCGGCATGCCGAGGATGAAGATCATGACCGACTTCTGCGCCGAGCAGTACTGGACGGTCGTTGCCGAGATGGAGGTGGCAGACCTCGGCGAGTTCGAGAAGATGATGGCGAATCCGCAGGGCTCGAAAGACGACCAGAAAAAGTTCGAGGAGGTCATGAAGGGCTATCATGATCTCATCGACCACGGAAAGCGCGAGAT is part of the Gemmatimonadaceae bacterium genome and encodes:
- a CDS encoding VOC family protein is translated as MPRKRTTKTAATESPAHVPTKGLYGWITHTELASDDPLATKAWCAAVFGWAFRPSAASPNGDYHLFAYSDKGGGGIRQTHASETPGSMPVVHVEDAQAAFEKALSEGAQEIMPPTRVMEGVTIAVVRAPGGVPIGLSGP